The Buchnera aphidicola (Takecallis arundicolens) genome has a window encoding:
- a CDS encoding FliG C-terminal domain-containing protein: protein MILNSLNKSAILLMLIGSVETIKIFKYLKLYEIQKIITAVIDINLVSQEEISDILSEFLLKYKDMSKCVFLDHTLYIKNLKNKFLNKKKSENFLKTIFDKKKFFHKIQELHNIPEKKIFSLLKNEHSYIITSILFFLDKKYSANVISYFKHEQQSKLIHLIASFTDLDESKMSELSCVISMILSEYKKISCRKKSLVTAVNILNSLNFKKSRKIIYGIMQDNPDLGDQILCCTFSFADFEYFTDDSIMQLIKVIDQYQITIALYHVKKEIKCKFFKYCKNLEENLLILESDNERYISHEVVENAQKLIVLTAKRLLKNRKISILL, encoded by the coding sequence ATGATTTTAAATAGTTTAAATAAAAGTGCTATTTTATTAATGTTAATTGGTTCAGTAGAAACAATAAAAATATTTAAGTATTTAAAATTATATGAAATACAAAAAATTATTACTGCTGTTATAGATATTAATTTGGTATCTCAAGAAGAGATAAGTGATATTTTAAGTGAGTTTTTATTGAAATATAAAGATATGTCAAAATGTGTTTTTTTAGATCATACTTTATATATAAAAAATCTTAAAAATAAATTTTTGAATAAAAAAAAATCAGAAAATTTTTTAAAAACAATATTTGATAAAAAAAAATTTTTTCATAAAATACAAGAGTTACATAATATTCCTGAAAAAAAAATATTTAGTTTATTAAAAAATGAACATTCATATATCATAACATCAATATTATTTTTTTTGGATAAAAAATATTCGGCTAACGTGATTTCATATTTTAAACATGAGCAACAATCTAAACTGATACATTTAATTGCAAGTTTTACAGACTTAGATGAATCTAAAATGTCGGAGTTAAGTTGCGTAATTAGTATGATTTTATCTGAATATAAAAAAATCTCCTGTAGAAAAAAAAGTTTAGTTACAGCTGTTAATATTTTAAATTCTCTTAATTTTAAAAAAAGTCGTAAAATTATTTATGGGATTATGCAAGATAACCCAGATTTAGGTGATCAAATATTATGTTGCACTTTTTCTTTTGCAGACTTTGAATATTTTACTGATGATAGTATCATGCAATTAATTAAAGTTATTGATCAATATCAAATTACTATTGCATTATATCATGTTAAAAAAGAAATAAAATGTAAATTTTTTAAATATTGTAAAAATTTAGAAGAAAATTTGCTGATATTAGAATCAGATAATGAACGTTATATATCGCATGAAGTTGTTGAAAATGCGCAAAAATTAATTGTTTTGACTGCAAAACGGTTATTAAAAAACAGAAAGATTTCTATTTTATTGTGA
- a CDS encoding FliH/SctL family protein produces MSDKQIINNWKKWCPKNIHRDISIDQNKENENKNTVLYKIYYDEGFKAGIKEGYKLKLKRTEFDIYCAKLKIQKKMKDCLEILHESFKHFDVIIVDCLLQIVLKISSKIINNSLNIQKSKIIKKIQLMLSTTILSKKIIFKININDKYIFEEYFKKILSSYNYIIQCDPHIKSGECIIDLERETLDSTSFTKWKELCRLFCHRQSL; encoded by the coding sequence ATGAGCGATAAACAGATAATAAATAATTGGAAAAAATGGTGTCCAAAAAATATTCATAGAGATATTTCGATAGATCAAAACAAAGAAAATGAAAATAAAAACACTGTATTATATAAAATATATTATGATGAAGGATTTAAAGCAGGGATTAAAGAAGGTTATAAATTAAAATTAAAACGTACAGAGTTTGATATATATTGTGCTAAATTAAAAATTCAAAAAAAAATGAAAGATTGTTTAGAAATATTACATGAATCTTTTAAACATTTTGATGTTATCATAGTTGATTGCTTATTACAAATTGTATTAAAAATATCTTCTAAAATTATAAATAATTCTTTAAATATACAAAAATCAAAAATAATAAAAAAAATTCAATTAATGCTATCTACAACAATTTTATCAAAAAAAATTATATTTAAAATTAATATAAATGATAAATATATTTTTGAAGAATATTTTAAAAAAATATTATCTTCATATAACTATATAATACAATGTGATCCGCATATTAAGTCTGGTGAATGTATTATAGATTTAGAACGTGAGACATTAGATTCTACTTCATTTACAAAATGGAAAGAATTATGTCGTTTATTTTGTCATAGACAATCATTATGA
- a CDS encoding FliI/YscN family ATPase: MNIRVSNWCKQLNKFSKHIDYIPDVMNFGRVVGLTGVLIEVIGLKVPIDTVCIIEFLKNNQIIHVEGIVINFSLQKTFLTLFENIYTIPPDARVFPKFNQHFYTQKWPLGFQLLGRILDGQGKPLDNHFLSNINMINTLQYESINPLDREPISEIFDVGVRSINALLTLGKGQKIGLLSQSGYGKSLLIGMMARHAQVDVIIIGLIGERSREIRYFIEHVLGLQGLLRSVIIAVPINTSPILKIQGAMYAMRIAEYFRDHKQDVLLIIDSLTRYAMSEREISVSLGELPVHQGYPSSIFTKLSHFIERAGNFKKNHGSITAFYTILLEQEDNDLVGEIAKSVLDGHIVLSKLYADLGHYPAIDIELSISRLMVNLVNPLYYKKACYLKQLMSTYQRSQDLINVGAYIHGSNTIIDEAIQKWPKIQSFLKQDLTESSSYIQSISLLSNII; this comes from the coding sequence ATGAATATTAGAGTAAGTAATTGGTGTAAACAACTTAATAAGTTTAGTAAACACATTGATTATATTCCAGATGTTATGAATTTTGGTCGTGTAGTGGGTTTGACTGGTGTTTTAATTGAGGTCATTGGATTGAAAGTACCTATTGATACTGTATGTATTATAGAATTTTTAAAAAATAATCAAATTATACATGTTGAAGGTATTGTTATTAATTTTTCTTTACAAAAAACATTTTTAACATTGTTTGAAAATATTTATACAATACCACCAGATGCTCGTGTTTTTCCAAAATTTAATCAACATTTTTATACTCAGAAATGGCCATTAGGGTTTCAATTATTGGGTCGAATTTTAGACGGTCAGGGTAAACCATTAGATAATCATTTTTTATCCAATATAAATATGATCAATACTTTACAATATGAAAGTATTAATCCGCTTGATCGAGAACCTATTAGCGAAATATTTGATGTCGGTGTTAGATCAATTAATGCTTTATTAACATTAGGAAAAGGACAAAAAATTGGATTATTATCACAATCTGGATATGGAAAGAGTTTGTTAATAGGCATGATGGCACGACACGCACAAGTTGATGTAATTATTATAGGGTTAATTGGAGAACGTAGTCGTGAAATACGATATTTTATCGAACATGTTTTAGGATTACAGGGATTATTACGTTCTGTAATAATAGCAGTACCAATAAATACATCCCCAATACTAAAAATACAAGGTGCTATGTATGCTATGCGAATTGCAGAATATTTTAGAGATCATAAACAAGATGTATTATTAATCATTGATTCTTTGACTCGATATGCTATGTCAGAACGAGAAATATCTGTTTCATTAGGTGAACTTCCGGTACATCAAGGTTATCCATCTTCTATTTTTACCAAATTATCACATTTTATTGAACGTGCTGGTAATTTTAAAAAAAATCATGGATCAATTACTGCATTTTATACAATTTTATTAGAACAAGAAGATAATGATTTAGTTGGTGAAATTGCAAAATCAGTTTTAGATGGTCATATTGTATTATCAAAATTATATGCAGATTTAGGGCATTATCCTGCTATTGATATCGAATTATCTATTAGTCGCCTTATGGTTAATCTTGTTAATCCATTGTATTATAAAAAAGCATGTTATCTTAAGCAATTAATGTCCACTTATCAACGAAGTCAAGATTTAATTAATGTTGGTGCTTATATCCATGGTAGTAATACCATTATCGATGAAGCAATTCAGAAATGGCCAAAAATACAATCATTTTTAAAACAAGATCTTACTGAATCAAGTTCATACATACAATCTATTTCTTTATTAAGTAATATTATTTAA
- a CDS encoding FliM/FliN family flagellar motor switch protein, with protein sequence MNKDIKDIKHDFNHDIHELETSKNKLLNVDKKNKKISNLNILNIKNSILSEAVLDVMIQLGVMKIKIQDLLQIIPGTILYLNKLNYDILDIFINDVLIAQGELVKLKDRYGIRVIKIFKSRH encoded by the coding sequence ATGAATAAGGATATAAAAGATATAAAACATGATTTTAATCATGATATACATGAATTGGAAACGTCAAAAAATAAATTGTTAAATGTAGATAAAAAAAATAAAAAAATCAGTAATTTAAATATCTTAAATATTAAAAACAGTATATTATCCGAAGCTGTTTTAGATGTTATGATTCAATTAGGAGTAATGAAAATTAAAATACAAGATTTATTGCAGATTATTCCAGGTACAATATTATATTTGAATAAATTGAATTATGATATTTTGGATATTTTTATAAATGATGTTTTAATTGCGCAAGGTGAATTAGTGAAATTAAAAGATAGATATGGTATCCGTGTTATTAAAATTTTTAAATCACGTCATTAA
- the fliP gene encoding flagellar type III secretion system pore protein FliP (The bacterial flagellar biogenesis protein FliP forms a type III secretion system (T3SS)-type pore required for flagellar assembly.), protein MKIISGIRFNNNNNTCIKSINQTKIDAKNKIIILDIQDIRLILGSTPYNIRTLHTIPIVDNKTIRPVKYNISKPKSFLFKKIAYRFLLFLMLSCYSPNVYATEFSELTKHIFSHNIYHWSFSTQILLLTFIVTLVSAMVLMTTSFTRIIIVLSLLRNALGVPTLPPNQLLMVISLFLTCFVMYPTYHRIYKEAYLPFYTHHIQIDDAFIKFFQPIYDFMVHQTRRSDLVVFAKLSHIPLLKHDSTIPIQILLPAFITSELKTAFQIGFTIFLPFLIIDLFIATIFMSLGMTMISPNTISLPIKLILFVIVDGWQLIFSSLINSFY, encoded by the coding sequence ATGAAAATTATTAGTGGAATACGATTTAATAATAATAATAATACTTGTATTAAAAGTATTAATCAAACAAAAATAGATGCAAAAAATAAAATTATTATTTTAGATATTCAGGATATAAGATTAATATTAGGATCAACACCGTATAATATTAGAACTTTACATACTATACCAATTGTTGATAATAAAACAATCCGTCCTGTTAAATATAATATTTCAAAACCGAAATCATTTTTATTTAAAAAAATAGCATATCGATTTTTATTATTTTTGATGTTGTCTTGTTATAGTCCTAATGTATATGCTACAGAATTTTCAGAATTAACTAAGCATATTTTTTCACATAATATATATCATTGGTCTTTTTCTACTCAAATTTTATTATTAACATTTATAGTAACATTAGTATCAGCAATGGTTTTAATGACAACTAGCTTTACTAGAATTATTATTGTTTTAAGTTTGTTACGTAATGCATTAGGTGTTCCTACATTACCTCCTAATCAATTACTTATGGTAATATCATTATTTTTAACATGTTTTGTTATGTATCCTACTTATCATAGGATATATAAAGAAGCATATCTACCGTTTTATACACATCATATTCAAATAGATGATGCATTTATAAAATTTTTTCAACCTATTTATGATTTTATGGTTCATCAGACGCGTCGTTCGGATTTAGTAGTATTTGCAAAGTTATCACATATTCCATTACTTAAACATGATTCTACAATACCAATACAAATATTGTTACCTGCATTTATAACTAGTGAATTAAAAACTGCATTTCAAATTGGATTTACTATTTTTTTACCATTTTTAATTATTGATTTATTTATTGCAACTATATTCATGTCATTAGGTATGACAATGATTTCTCCAAATACTATTTCATTGCCAATTAAATTAATATTATTTGTAATTGTAGATGGATGGCAATTAATTTTTTCTTCTTTAATAAATAGTTTTTATTAA
- a CDS encoding flagellar biosynthetic protein FliQ, giving the protein MQSVFLEALFYESFKVLFFISLPVLSSVLFIGLLMNIFQIITSINEQTLSFIPKIITVFIVFTFFGTWILNIIIHYMDYVFRNITSSIFHSL; this is encoded by the coding sequence ATGCAATCTGTATTTTTAGAAGCATTATTTTATGAATCATTTAAAGTATTATTTTTTATATCTTTGCCAGTACTTTCATCTGTTTTATTTATTGGTTTATTAATGAATATATTTCAAATTATTACATCTATTAATGAGCAAACATTATCTTTTATTCCAAAAATAATAACAGTATTTATAGTATTTACATTTTTTGGAACATGGATTTTAAATATAATTATACATTATATGGATTATGTATTTAGAAATATAACATCTTCTATATTTCATTCTTTATAA
- a CDS encoding flagellar biosynthetic protein FliR — protein sequence MDTHNIIVLNNLICIFIRVFSIIYMVPVIDNSVVSNKVKVFLSFLLSILVCLIRPFVKITLFSPHGLIILIEQIIIGVSIGLTIKLVFLFIILSGEIISLQIGLYNVIHVDYNLNFKSSVITTIFNIFLLLLFLFYDGHLYVIIFIFKSFDLFPLYNTNFDISFILIFIKMLYASFLNGLIFILPIIILLFSIKIIISMMFRLSTQILTVFIDVSLLYFVTICFLFFSNSIFLYGLKFMLKKMINLLYILIY from the coding sequence ATGGATACTCATAATATTATAGTATTAAATAATTTAATTTGTATTTTTATTAGAGTATTTTCAATAATATATATGGTTCCTGTAATTGATAATAGTGTTGTTAGTAATAAAGTAAAAGTTTTTTTGTCTTTCTTGTTAAGTATATTAGTTTGTTTAATAAGACCGTTTGTGAAAATTACATTATTTTCACCTCATGGTTTAATAATATTGATAGAACAAATTATCATTGGTGTATCCATTGGTCTTACTATTAAGTTAGTATTTTTATTTATTATTCTTTCTGGTGAAATTATTAGTTTACAAATAGGATTATACAATGTTATTCATGTTGATTATAATTTAAATTTCAAAAGTTCTGTTATTACAACAATATTTAATATTTTTTTATTATTATTATTTTTGTTTTATGATGGTCATTTATATGTAATAATTTTTATTTTTAAAAGTTTTGATTTATTTCCATTATATAATACAAACTTTGATATTAGTTTTATTTTAATATTTATAAAAATGTTATATGCGTCTTTTTTAAATGGTTTAATTTTTATATTACCAATAATTATTTTATTATTTTCAATCAAAATCATAATTAGTATGATGTTTCGTTTATCAACTCAAATTTTAACTGTTTTTATTGACGTATCATTATTATATTTTGTTACAATATGTTTTTTATTTTTTTCAAATTCAATATTTTTGTATGGTTTAAAATTTATGTTAAAAAAAATGATTAATTTATTATATATTTTAATTTATTAA
- the rpmG gene encoding 50S ribosomal protein L33, which yields MAKSAREKIKLLSSSGTKHFYTTTKNKKSNQKKIQLKKYDPILRKHVIYNETKIK from the coding sequence ATGGCCAAAAGTGCAAGAGAAAAAATTAAGTTACTATCATCTTCGGGAACAAAACATTTTTATACTACTACTAAAAATAAAAAATCTAATCAAAAAAAAATACAATTAAAAAAATATGATCCAATCCTTAGAAAACATGTTATATATAACGAAACAAAAATAAAATAA
- the rpmB gene encoding 50S ribosomal protein L28: MSKICIITKKKPMFGNNRSHALNASKKKFFPNLQYHKLWIPKEKKFIKIRISNKGLRIIDKKGIEQILNPCIKNRKHHGQKCKRKN, translated from the coding sequence ATGTCCAAAATTTGTATTATTACCAAAAAAAAACCAATGTTTGGTAATAATCGATCGCATGCATTAAATGCCTCAAAGAAAAAATTTTTTCCTAACTTACAGTATCACAAATTATGGATACCAAAAGAAAAAAAATTTATTAAAATTCGTATTTCAAATAAAGGACTACGAATAATTGATAAAAAAGGTATTGAACAAATTTTAAATCCATGTATTAAAAATAGGAAACACCATGGCCAAAAGTGCAAGAGAAAAAATTAA
- the ppa gene encoding inorganic diphosphatase, giving the protein MNLKNVLSGVNTPHDIYVIIEIPYKSYPIKYEIDKKTQNLFVDRFIPTAMLYPCNYGYINKTLSDDGDPLDVLVPIPYKLQYSCVIQCKPIGVLKMIDESGSDSKIIALPHNNISLEYQNIDDIKDLHDNLKQQIIHFFQHYKDLEKNKWVKIIGFENVNSAKKEIIKSIKQYLKKNNINYQP; this is encoded by the coding sequence ATGAATTTAAAAAATGTACTTTCAGGAGTAAATACTCCACATGACATATATGTTATTATTGAAATACCATATAAATCATATCCTATCAAATACGAAATAGATAAAAAAACACAAAATCTTTTTGTAGATCGTTTTATACCAACTGCTATGTTATACCCATGTAATTATGGTTATATTAATAAAACATTATCTGATGATGGAGATCCATTAGACGTATTAGTTCCTATTCCATATAAACTACAATATAGCTGTGTTATTCAATGTAAACCAATTGGAGTATTAAAAATGATTGATGAATCTGGATCAGATTCTAAAATTATTGCTTTACCTCATAATAATATTTCTCTAGAATATCAAAATATTGACGATATTAAAGATTTACATGATAATTTAAAACAACAAATTATACACTTTTTTCAACATTATAAAGATTTAGAGAAAAATAAATGGGTCAAAATTATCGGTTTCGAAAATGTAAATTCTGCTAAAAAAGAAATTATCAAATCTATAAAACAGTATTTAAAAAAAAATAATATTAATTATCAACCATAA